Within the Medicago truncatula cultivar Jemalong A17 chromosome 4, MtrunA17r5.0-ANR, whole genome shotgun sequence genome, the region CTAGTACATCGTATTCTACTATTCTTTACTTGACACGCAAGGTTTAATTTTGACTATTGTTCAACTAGCACTACTTTTGGGAATAGACTGAGGATGACTATATTATACACTAGAAAacgaaaatgaaataaataaaaaaaaggtttgcaacataaaaaaaaagtgtgtgatGTTAAATGGACAAATAGGTAATAAGCAATCGCGTTTAAGTGGTTGATGAACTTCAACATGACGATGATTTGGAGaacttgtatttattttttgattgaaacaatcttaaaattttattaaaaaccaaATCTCTGCTCAAATAAACACCATAAATAGCACCTACACACAACATCTGGTCAAACCCTACCAGACAACACCTACTAAAATAAACATCAGTACCTAAAAATCCTTCACAAAACGACCAATGATATTCATAATCACCCGTAGTTGCTACTCATCAATGTGTTAAAATAGAAGAAAACTGAGAAACTGATAGCAACACGCGGCACTTGAAGTTTGGAGAAACAACGATGCATGGCTGGAACTCTTTGCGCGTAAATAGTGCGTTAAAAGTTTGACCacaattttgtgatttttgtggcTTAGATAAAGATGCTGGCAGAAATTATGGGATTGAAGATGCAAGTAATGTTCGTTTTGCAATTAGAGACACGCAAGTGTCGTAACAAGAATCTTTCTTAATGTTTTTTGGGAATAAGAATCTTTGTTAATTTAGCGTATCAACTAAGTggacttttcttttttcttgtgcTTTTTTAAGGCAGGTTTGTTGTGATACCATCATGACTCACGAGGAATAAAACTCTCACAAATTCTTGGCGCAAGTTATGGAACAACCTCAAGGTGTAATTAACATGATTTTAGTATGTGACAAAATTAATCTTTTGTGCTTATTATGGAGTAGTAGGTAGTTGAATATCCTAGGAAAATCCTTAGTGGGACAAACacacaaaatcatgtttttttcatattcttatttaGTTGTTTGGTTTTAATAATTATCAATCAGAAAAACGGTGCTTACTTAGCTTTGATATTATCTTATTTTAACATATAGTTCTGTCTTAGATAATGCCTTGCACCGAATTAGGTTTTCTTATAGGAATGTGAATGTTCATTGATTCGGAAGGAACAATTTCATTAGCTTTAGCATTAATATAGCATAATAATAGCATAGAATACTAGTCAGCAGATAGgaacatcataaaaaatgaaGTTCCAGCTTGATTGACATTGGAGTAATTTGGAAGGAGAACAACTTTACTAAAAGTAGtgaatcaaaagaaagaaagaaagaaaaaaaagtaaaacgcACAGGATCCTTATGATATTTATGCCAATATGTGCAAGTTATGTTGTAAGCATTAGAAGAATGTTACATGTTAATTCACTTTCTATTCATAAAATCAGCAACTAAAGCTATGCTTGAATATTCTGTATATATCTCGTGCTTTTATCATCATTGTGTTTTCATTTCATCAATGTTAACTCTAATTCTTTTCatttaaatattcaataaaaaatgaagatattaattttttaaatgtttactTCATTTTTCagatttaaatattaaatatatataatatggtaTTCATAAATAATAGTCATAGAAATATTGttttaacatttcataaaaatatccATGCAGTGTATCTTCAGATACACGTCTGAGATTTAGTGTCCTAATTAAACTCTTCAATGTGCTTCTTTTAGCAAAAATAACGTGTTTGAGCCATATTTTCCCCAAACGgcattttccattttttgaaaaacaaaaaaagtgctTTTAGTGTTTTGTTATCGTGTTAGGCCATGAATTTTCCAAAAGGAAAAAAGCAAAGTGAGCCTAACATTTGAATGTAGATCCGACATTGTCTCTAAATAGAGATAAAACACTCATGAGTTTGGTTTgcagttgaaaataaaaaacatgttgaAATAATATGGTCTAAGTTTGTCTTCGATACGTAATCTCgtttatcaaatataaaaacCATAATCTTTTAGGTAAAACTCATTATAAAATGTATTTGAGAGCGTTAAACAAAGGCGCACTAAGTAATCCCATATATCTAGGTAAATTACCTCTATTCAATTCAAAGTTGATGAGAAATTTAAAGACACTGAAAACAAGATATACTAAATAAACATAATTTGAATTGCAATTAGAAAAGGACTTCACGATCACATGTTGCAAACAATTTATGCAGAGGATCATCATTCAATCCTAATCTAAGAATATTAGTTACTTATAGTAtgtaaatacatgatcaaagatAAATAGGATTAAACATACCTAAAGTGAAGAGAATTCCGCAATCAGCGTGCGTGGGGCACACATGTTTGCTAATTTCCTACTTTCTGCAACCTTCAAGGCGCGTGGATCTATACGTGAGGTGCACAGACTAGAGATATTTTTCTCAGTTTTCTTCATTCTTGATGTGTTGGTCATTGTGCTTCGTCTTTATGCTTCTATAATATCCATAGAGTGATGATACATTTATCATCCCATGTGACAATACACCCTTTACATCCACACAAAAATTCTGACACGTGGCAACTTGGACTCCAaataaatagaagataaagtgtggttatgagatgaacttaccaaaatatcctTAATACATGGGGTGTATAATGAGGTGTAGGAATAAAGGGTGTTCgtttaacattttccatatcCATAATGTGTCTTTTGCTCGTATCAAAACTCATGAATATTCTTTTCAAGATCATGAATAACTCACTCTAAATCCTCCAGAAAAATAAATCCTAGAAGACTTGGAAAAATACGAAAGCACTACATATGACTCAAtgttagactttttttttttaaagaaaaaagtgattttattgttattattatgtataggccacaaacttttaaatttgaaacCGAAAAGGATGTTGAGCTCAAACTTAAATACAATAAGATTGTTTCTTTTTACATCCTATGAGTTTCTCACGCGCCTTATGCAatttggattttagaatccaaactatataaaaattttataaacacgttgaaatattttggattttaaaatctgaatatgATGTGCGAGAACCCCGTAGGATGAAAAAAAGTAGTGGTCATACAATAAACTTGAACAATGGGCTGGCCTCctgaaaatctaaaaagaaaattgcttttcacaCGGATGGatttacttaaaaatttcagatatacaacttaaaaaaaaatatattcaatggTAGTTAACTATTGTAGAgcatgaaaattgatttttttaaatattcttaATATAGGTTCCAGTATTCATAATTTCATTTCCtataaaataatagtaatagcAACGTGACTCACGAGGAGAAGGTATTAGCAGCGTTTACATTATTtacctcaaattttttttttttatgaatcaggcaaaataattgattcattgtttaatatattatatatttttttggtaagaaaGTAAAAAGGAAGAACACCGCACTGTCATAATAATCAATTTTCATGTTCCTAATTTAATttgggttttgattttgatgtgtttagAAGAAGATTTGAGTGAACTtaacataaattcataatatttggagatatatttgcgtataattttttttttttattcatggaagatgatgaagaatcaaatgaagaaaatggagattcaaaggaagaagatgaagatgatggacATGTTCatcttatttttggattttttttatttttaataaaattttgtagttttttataataaaaatgagaaaaatgatttatatgTACTTTCATGAAAGGTGAATGATCTAAACGagagaatttaaatttttttctctctgaTGCACAGTTTATcacaaatttcatttcattgacaaaaaaaaaaatgatctaaacgagaaaaaatatatatataagatcaaAGTGTTAtagataaataagataaagaaacCCTAACTGCTAAAAAGAAACATAGCCGACTaggaaatgaattattttttatttttctaacttGTGATCATCCTAAAAAGGAAAGTTTAGTCAAGACTGAGGACAATTATTGCTGATTTTAGTCAACATTGAAGACTAGCTATGTATGTTTGTGAGGCTGAAAACAGAAACGTGCTTCAATAATTCCAATCATGTGTATTCATAATCAGATAAGACTAGTGTAGTAGCCAATTAGCCAAAATCTAAACATCATCCTCACCAAACAAAAATGGCTGAGGGAGAAGCAACAGTTCTGAAATCTCTTGAAGATTTTGGTCCTCAAAAAAAGCTCAAAAGGAACAAGTTTGCTTGTGCTTGTGCTATCTTGGCTTCTATGACTTCTATCCTACTTGGATATGGTAAGTACAAATACAACTATACCATTAATTCATTTCTATCAATATAACATCAAAAAAGAAGATTTCTTAGGAATGAAGCTATCAAATACTAGTGTTATAGTATAAGGAAATAGAAATATACAAGCTAGTTagaaaattaattagaataatatgTTAGTAGTAGttagttatttatttcttactagctctatatataaaaaaaataaaaataaaaacatttcgTGCAACAGTTTAGcaatttttatcaatcaatATGAACTTCTACAGCATTTTTCTGAGATGAATCATGTGATTGATGATGTTATTATTGTAACAGATATTGGTGTGATGAGTGGAGCAGCCATCTATATAAAAAGAGACCTTAAAGTAACAGACGTGCAAATTGAAATTCTCCTAGGTATCATAAACCTATATTCTCCCATAGGTTCTTACATTGCAGGGAGACTTTCTGACTGGATTGGTCGACGTTACACGATTGTCCTTGCTGGTTTAATTTTCTTCGTCGGAGCTGTACTTATGGGACTTTCTCCAAACTATGCATTTCTCATGTTTGGTCGTTTCTTTGCTGGTGTTGGCATAGGGTTTGCCTTCTTGATTGCTCCTGTTTATACCTCTGAAGTCTCCCCAACTTCATCTCGTGGCTTCCTCACTTCCTTGCCTGAGGCAAGTTTTCTAATTttcacattaattatttaatctatGTTTTCTTCAATACCGTCGTTGAGATTACGATTTTCTTTGTGAACATTGAAGtaagtttaaaaaatttcaacttcCAGTAATCATCAACCAGCTAAACTAAATACATGAATATCAATGTTgccataataaataatttaatccGTTGAATGACATGTTATTTTCAGGTATTTCTGAATGGAGGGATTTTAGTTGGATACATTTCAAACTATGGATTTTCAAAGCTCCCACTCCGTTATGGTTGGCGAGTGATGCTTGGAATCGGTGCCATCCCGTCTATAATCCTAGCTATGGCCGTATTAGCCATGCCCGAGTCACCTAGATGGCTCGTTGCCAAGGGTCGATTAGGGGAAGCCAAAAAAGTTCTTTATAAAATATCTGATTCTAAAGAAGAGGCGCAGCTAAGACTAGCCGATATTAAAGAGATAACAGGGATCCCCTTGGACTGTGACGACGACTTTGTTTCAGTCACAAAAGTTCAAGGCAAAGGCGTATGGAAAGAACTATTTCTTCATCCTACACCTGCAGTTCGTCACATCTTCATTGCCTCCCTCGGGATTCACTTCTTCGCACAAGCCACTGGCATAGATGCTGTTGTTTTGTATAGTCCCAGAATCTTCGAGAAGGCTGGGATCAAATCCGACACAAATAAGCTTCTCGCAACTGTAGCTGTTGGATTTGTGAAAACAATGTTCGTCTTAGTTGCCACTTTTTTATTAGACCGCGTTGGGAGGCGCGTATTGTTGTTAACCAGTGTAGGTGGGTTAATAATCTCGCTTCTGACATTGGCGATTAGTCTCACTATTATTGATAATTCAAGTGCCACGCTGACATGGGCTATTTCACTTAGTATAGCAGCAGTGTTGTCCTATGCAGCTACTTTCTCAATAGGATCGGGTCCAATTACGTGGGTTTATAGTTCTGAGATATTTCCATTGAGGCTTCGAGCTCAAGGCGTGTCTATTGGTGCGGTGGTGAATAGGGTCACGAGCGGGGTCATCTCCATGACTTTCCTGTCCCTGTCCAACGCCATCACCATTGGTGGcgctttctttctttttgcgGGCATTGCAATTGTCGCGTGGATCTTTCACTACACTATGCTCCCTGAAACACAGGGCAAAACATTGGAGGAAATAGAAGGGTCCTTCGGAAATTTCTGGAGGAAACCAAAAGCCAGTGCCACAGCTGAAGGCGCGAACGGAAAAATCCAATTAAGCACCAATGACAAGACTTATACAACTATGGATTAGCTTAGGTCCTTAGGAAGTGATACAATTATGTATTGCTACATTGCAATCCATGTTATGTGTTACTCTGATCAGTGAAAAATCACAATCTAGATGAGCACAGTTTATTCGCAATTGAATAGACCATTAATCAATGAGCAATTAAAATTGTAAGGACCAAAATCACATGTTATAACTGTTGATAAAATAACCGTTTTAAAAGTTATAAGAGATATCATGAATAATACTTCGTATATCACGGATTGATTTCAGACAATTTTTTCTGCTTTAAGAATCAGAGTGAGGTTCGAATAAACTAACATGAACTTGCCAAATATGTTCATGGACAAAACTCAATTTGCAAGCTCAAACTAAGATTTGATAGAGATAACTTTAATTCAAATGCACtaattatatatacaaattTTGTTCATGTTGCAATACCAATATAAAAACTGGTCACAAGAATAACAAAAGTGGATTAGGCATacgaaaataatataaagaaagaacacagagaaaaaaaaaaaaaacaaatgtctTCATTTTCATTGATTGATAGTATTTTTTCGTATCCTCAATTTGAAGAAATACTTTGAAGTTAAACAAATATGAATTTGCGAACTATATAAGTTCATGGATTAAACTTAATTTGCAGACTCAAACTAAGCTTTGAGAGAGATAAGCTATATAATTCATATGCACTAATTTTATATCTCTAGTGAAGATATACAAAACTTTAGTTCATGATGCAATACCAATATAAAAACTCGGCACAAGAATGACAGAGGTGGACAAAAGTGGCCAAACTCAATGGCAGAAGAATATAGAGAGCGCAGAAGAAAACAAATGTCTTCATTTTCATTGATTGATAGTATTTTTCCTATTGTCAATTTGAAGAAAGACTTTGAAGTTAACGATATTATCTATTAAAGCCGTTGATGAATGCCACAGACATGTTGGAAGGGTTGATGCAAGGATCCAATTCCAAAGAATAAAGAATATGACAGTTGCTGTGCTAAGACAGCTTCAAGAAATAATTGCTTTAAGGGCATCCTTCACATATGAATATTTGAATGAGAAACCCAACTTCTTGGCTTGAGTAGGAACCACTTTTTGTCCTTCTAAAACCTACAGAGAGATTAACAGTGCATTTCATGGAATTCATATTAGAAGATCGATATGGATTGATGACATGGTAACCAGAGATGATTCCTTACCACAGTAGCACCTTCTCCAAGAACAGCCTTGAGTGCAAAGTCAGGCACCGGCAGCCATGAGGGACGACCCAAAACATTTCCCAGCTGTTCACACAATTCGGACAATCGCACAGGATTTGGTGCAGTTCCATTGATAACTCCTAATATTCATAAAAATGATTCAGGGCAATGCAATAAACTCATCTGTTAATCAAGACGAAgaatgtttgaattgacttatttgagtgtGTCTATTAACATATGTTGTTCTTAGCTTATTGtcataagctctccaggatagcttttgaaaatagcttattgcttgtatgaaaacaattttactttattttagctattaatatatagaaataacttatacataaacacttatatgataagcccTTAATTAAGAGGTTTATCCACACATGGCCTTAAGTCTACAAACCATTCATTTGTGCTCCATATTGGTAATATACCATTGTGATTCATTAGTGTAAGGCGTGGGCTAGATTAGATGACAGGCAAAACGGATAATCTGATTATAAGTATCAGACATTTTATTTGCAATTTGTTAAGAATTTGATAAAATCCTGTTTTTGAGATATGAGAGTGAATAGTTTACCTTTGTAGGATGGATTTGATAGTGCTTCATAGATTAAATTGACAATGTC harbors:
- the LOC11442793 gene encoding polyol transporter 5, coding for MAEGEATVLKSLEDFGPQKKLKRNKFACACAILASMTSILLGYDIGVMSGAAIYIKRDLKVTDVQIEILLGIINLYSPIGSYIAGRLSDWIGRRYTIVLAGLIFFVGAVLMGLSPNYAFLMFGRFFAGVGIGFAFLIAPVYTSEVSPTSSRGFLTSLPEVFLNGGILVGYISNYGFSKLPLRYGWRVMLGIGAIPSIILAMAVLAMPESPRWLVAKGRLGEAKKVLYKISDSKEEAQLRLADIKEITGIPLDCDDDFVSVTKVQGKGVWKELFLHPTPAVRHIFIASLGIHFFAQATGIDAVVLYSPRIFEKAGIKSDTNKLLATVAVGFVKTMFVLVATFLLDRVGRRVLLLTSVGGLIISLLTLAISLTIIDNSSATLTWAISLSIAAVLSYAATFSIGSGPITWVYSSEIFPLRLRAQGVSIGAVVNRVTSGVISMTFLSLSNAITIGGAFFLFAGIAIVAWIFHYTMLPETQGKTLEEIEGSFGNFWRKPKASATAEGANGKIQLSTNDKTYTTMD